One window of the Primulina eburnea isolate SZY01 chromosome 18, ASM2296580v1, whole genome shotgun sequence genome contains the following:
- the LOC140819889 gene encoding uncharacterized protein isoform X1, whose protein sequence is MAFELMISLQFLCLSFVDSNGKNRCSSNSTFSCLACNLPYVLLRVQISLFYVSGGIEYLVKGLSCAVHINMVLDNVITSPHRRTQAQNGFSPPILKRQYSRVEELGSCSTLVQRHRFLLTALILLTFLCTVYLYFAVTLGAADCSGLTGARKASCHLQQAKASVAKGKLKFL, encoded by the exons ATGGCTTTTGAACTAATGATTTCTCTGCAATTCTTGTGTTTGTCCTTCGTGGATTCGAATGGAAAAAACCGATGTAGCAGTAACTCGACATTTAGTTGTTTGGCATGTAACTTGCCTTACGTACTCCTTCGAGTTCAGATCTCATTGTTTTATGTAAGCGGGGGAATAGAGTATCTTGTGAAG GGGCTTTCTTGTGCCGTTCACATAAACATGGTTCTTGACAATGTAATAACTTCTCCCCATCGGAGGACACAAGCACAGAACGGTTTTTCTCCACCGATATTAAAGAGGCAATACTCCCGAGTCGAGGAGTTGGGAAGCTGTTCAACCCTTGTTCAACGACATCGATTTCTTCTAACCGCACTCATCCTCCTTACATTTCTGTGCACTGTTTATCTATACTTTGCCGTCACTCTTGGTGCTGCCGATTGTTCTGGATTGACAGGAGCTCGAAAGGCATCATGCCATTTGCAGCAGGCAAAAGCTTCTGTGGCGAAAGGGAAACTGAAATTCCTTTAG
- the LOC140819889 gene encoding uncharacterized protein isoform X2, giving the protein MVLDNVITSPHRRTQAQNGFSPPILKRQYSRVEELGSCSTLVQRHRFLLTALILLTFLCTVYLYFAVTLGAADCSGLTGARKASCHLQQAKASVAKGKLKFL; this is encoded by the coding sequence ATGGTTCTTGACAATGTAATAACTTCTCCCCATCGGAGGACACAAGCACAGAACGGTTTTTCTCCACCGATATTAAAGAGGCAATACTCCCGAGTCGAGGAGTTGGGAAGCTGTTCAACCCTTGTTCAACGACATCGATTTCTTCTAACCGCACTCATCCTCCTTACATTTCTGTGCACTGTTTATCTATACTTTGCCGTCACTCTTGGTGCTGCCGATTGTTCTGGATTGACAGGAGCTCGAAAGGCATCATGCCATTTGCAGCAGGCAAAAGCTTCTGTGGCGAAAGGGAAACTGAAATTCCTTTAG